A genomic region of Papaver somniferum cultivar HN1 chromosome 7, ASM357369v1, whole genome shotgun sequence contains the following coding sequences:
- the LOC113296576 gene encoding uncharacterized protein LOC113296576, translated as MLSRITSRFAQGKKMNNKKRKGKGPMEPEIDPNVGDLEVPDTGFDEDSEDETTPSVVSLDNYNCLEDSDKHASTDITYSSDPKFRYQHRGSLFSVIVYYKEITKHSPKIKYIIDKAGWGRLLAMEIGEASHPVIDYLVERWWDTTHTFHFPFGEMGFTPLDWVVLTGLSIGIGDDVPYNPVKYKFDYVREHVFPEIEEPLDYEDPPISGKKRPPAQWILDAITIKFLTTYFKEDILAPAMILM; from the coding sequence ATGTTGAGCAGAATAACGTCGAGATTTGCACAAGGAAAAAAGATGAATAATAAGAAACGCAAAGGTAAAGGTCCAATGGAGCCTGAAATAGACCCTAATGTTGGAGATTTGGAAGTTCCAGATACCGGGTTCGATGAAGATAGCGAAGATGAAACAACACCGTCCGTGGTATCCCTAGATAACTACAATTGCCTGGAAGATAGTGACAAACACGCTTCTACAGATATTACATATTCAAGCGATCCAAAATTCAGGTACCAACATCGTGGTTCACTCTTTTCGGTCATTGTTTATTATAAGGAGATAACAAAACATAGTCCAAAAATTAAATACATTATCGACAAGGCAGGATGGGGACGTTTATTAGCCATGGAAATAGGAGAAGCATCACACCCAGTGATTGATTATCTTGTTGAACGTTGGTGGGATACAACGCATACTTTTCACTTCCCTTTTGGTGAAATGGGATTCACGCCGCTTGATTGGGTAGTGTTGACAGGATTGAGTATTGGAATTGGGGATGATGTTCCGTATAACCCAGTCAAGTACAAATTTGATTATGTCCGTGAGCATGTTTTTCCAGAAATAGAAGAACCCTTAGATTATGAAGATCCCCCAATCTCTGGAAAAAAACGCCCCCCGGCACAGTGgattttagatgcaatcacaattaaattTTTGACTACGTATTTCAAAGAAGATATCTTGGCTCCTGCAATGATATTAATGTAA
- the LOC113296580 gene encoding uncharacterized protein LOC113296580, protein MNRSYIFRKLINGKTPPVNFEVNGHAYDMGYYLGDGIYPQIATIVMAIKQPDTPKKYKFSSMQEGARKDVERGFGVLQQQFAIVKQPARMWNPDVLAYIMKTVIILHNMIVEDERLPGDWPHEYDSRSRSAPVNISRVGTEELSRMRAAHRRHAIHNKETHFRLRQDLIEHIWSNFGDNY, encoded by the coding sequence ATGAATCGTTCTTATATTTTTCGAAAACTTATCAACGGGAAAACACCACCGGTGAACTTTGAAGTAAACGGGCATGCATATGATATGGGATATTATCTCGGTGATGGCATTTATCCACAGATTGCTACTATTGTGATGGCCATTAAACAACCAGATACAccgaaaaaatataaattttcatcgatgcaagagggagCACGGAAAGATGTAGAGCGTGGATTTGGTGTACTGCAACAACAATTTGCCATTGTCAAACAACCTGCACGAATGTGGAACccggatgtgcttgcctatataatGAAAACGGTTATtattttacataatatgatagtggaGGATGAGCGTCTTCCCGGTGATTGGCCACATGAATATGACTCACGTAGCAGGTCGGCACCGGTGAATATATCGAGGGTAGGTACTGAGGAACTTTCCAGAATGAGAGCTGCACATCGGCGTCATGCTATACACAATAAAGAAACACATTTTCGCTTGCGTCAAGATTTAATCGAACACATATGGTCAAATTTTGGAGATAATTATTAA
- the LOC113300376 gene encoding uncharacterized protein LOC113300376, translating into MAPRGPNFTTEEDTMICRIHLAISQDSATGTDQPERVLWSRIKDKLEEALPCKPKRTWTSIQSRFQGISRQVSLYSAKVLEVDGEYHSGWNEVSRVEEIRKRFKESNGNQKFKHEECYEILKDSIKYSGRSTFVFDSGQEMEDSQSGEENADIEETIPGESSDDLDIGDIENTRKRQLGKKASKQLKKTGRAKSNAQEEMLEDIIKEQQSFNEHYKAQSLMKMGQRQAEFEAIQAKSAAKFAAKQARQEKLDLKKEADDDLAIMLKDVSTLDPVTREYFELRKMEILQRKRNQS; encoded by the exons ATGGCACCACGAGGTCCCAATTTTACAACAGAAGAAGATACAATGATATGTAGAATCCATTTAGCCATATCTCAAGATTCTGCTACCGGAACCGATCAACCAGAAAGAGTATTATGGAGTCGGATCAAAGATAAGTTGGAAGAAGCCCTGCCTTGTAAACCAAAACGTACTTGGACTTCTATCCAGAGTCGATTTCAGGGAATCAGTAGACAGGTTTCACTTTATTCTGCAAAAGTGTTGGAAGTTGATGGTGAATATCATAGCGGATGGAATGAAGTCTCGAGG GTTGAAGAGATAAGAAAGCGATTCAAAGAAAGTAATGGTAAccaaaaatttaagcacgaagagtgctacgaaATTCTAAAAGATAGTATCAAATATTCAGGACGGTCGACGTTTGTGTTTGATTCAGGCCAAGAAATGGAAGATTCTCAGAGTGGTGAGGAAAACGCTGATATTGAGGAAACAATTCCAGGCGAGTCCAGTGATGATCTAGATATTGGAGATATAGAGAACACACGTAAGCGTCAGTTGGGGAAGAAAGCATCGAAACAActaaagaaaacagggagagcaaAATCCAATGCCCAGGAGGAAATGCTAGAGGATATAATTAAGGAGCAGCAAAGTTTCAATGAACATTACAAAGCACAATCACTAATGAAGATGGGACAGAGACAAGCTGAGTTTGAAGCAATACAAGCTAAGTCTGCGGCAAAGTTTGCGGCGAAACAAGCTAGGCAAGAAAAACTCGATTTAAAGAAAGAAGCGGACGATGACTTGGCCATAATGTTGAAGGATGTCTCTACATTGGACCCTGTAACAAGagagtacttcgaacttcgaaagaTGGAAATACTACAACgcaaaagaaaccaatcttaa